A genomic stretch from Microbacterium proteolyticum includes:
- a CDS encoding DUF4233 domain-containing protein yields MESLGAVVLGFESIVVFLGGLVVYGLKALPFGIEPWWGIVGGVVMAVAMVAVSGLLRHRWAIITGWALQVVLLLGGLLVPALAVVAVIFGGMWAYATIKGAALDRRNARFAADPDLSNGE; encoded by the coding sequence TTGGAGTCGCTCGGCGCCGTCGTGCTCGGCTTCGAGTCGATCGTCGTCTTCCTCGGCGGGCTCGTCGTGTACGGCCTCAAGGCGCTGCCGTTCGGCATCGAGCCGTGGTGGGGGATCGTCGGCGGTGTCGTGATGGCGGTCGCGATGGTCGCGGTGTCGGGACTGCTGCGCCACCGGTGGGCGATTATTACCGGCTGGGCGCTGCAGGTCGTCCTGCTCCTCGGCGGGTTGCTCGTTCCCGCCCTCGCCGTCGTGGCCGTCATTTTCGGCGGCATGTGGGCGTATGCGACGATCAAGGGAGCGGCGCTCGACCGACGCAACGCCCGGTTCGCCGCCGACCCCGACCTCTCGAACGGAGAATGA
- the nadD gene encoding nicotinate-nucleotide adenylyltransferase, which yields MSVTRAPRIGVMGGTFDPIHHGHLVAASEVAQSFDLDEVVFVPTGRPWQKDDVTESEHRYLMTVIATASNPQFTVSRVDIDREGPTYTIDTLRDLQQQRPGAELFFITGADAVAQILSWRNHQQLWDLAHFVAVSRPGHVLNTEGLPSENVSQLEIPALSISSTDCRARVRRGHPVWYLVPDGVVQYIAKHHLYRSTA from the coding sequence ATGTCGGTGACGCGCGCCCCTCGTATCGGGGTCATGGGTGGGACGTTCGATCCCATCCATCACGGTCACCTGGTCGCCGCGTCCGAAGTCGCTCAGTCGTTCGACCTCGACGAGGTCGTCTTCGTTCCCACGGGTCGACCGTGGCAGAAAGACGACGTCACCGAGAGCGAGCACCGCTATCTCATGACGGTGATCGCCACGGCATCCAATCCGCAGTTCACCGTCAGTCGGGTCGACATCGACCGCGAGGGCCCGACCTACACGATCGACACGCTGCGCGATCTGCAGCAGCAGCGCCCGGGCGCCGAGCTGTTCTTCATCACCGGGGCCGACGCGGTCGCGCAGATCCTCAGCTGGCGCAACCATCAGCAGCTGTGGGATCTGGCGCACTTCGTCGCCGTCTCGCGTCCCGGCCACGTCTTGAACACCGAAGGACTCCCGTCCGAGAACGTGAGTCAACTGGAGATCCCCGCCCTGTCGATCTCGTCCACAGACTGCCGCGCCCGCGTGCGCCGAGGACACCCGGTGTGGTACCTCGTGCCCGACGGCGTCGTGCAGTACATCGCGAAGCACCATCTCTACCGGAGCACAGCATGA
- a CDS encoding glutamate-5-semialdehyde dehydrogenase produces MTVIASSVDERLRLAKDAAREIALLDAAQKTALLVAVADALVAASDEIVAANAVDLERGRADAIGEALLDRLRLDATRVTALAAAVRAVAALPDPVGRVLDERTLPNGLSLTKVAVPFGVVGSIYEARPNVTVDIASLALRSGNAVVLRGGSAAQSTNAVLVSVMRDALQAQGVSPEAVQSVDDFGRDGARALMNARGLVDVLVPRGSASLIETVVTESTVPVIETGAGVVHVYLDASARDDWARDIVLNAKVQRPSVCNAVETVLVHRGAADRLLPELLASLSDAGVTVHGDEATRAHDERVVAATDDDWSREYGTLDLAVRVVDDLDDALAHIRRYSTHHTESIITADQAAADRFLAEVDSAVVLVNASTRFTDGGEFGFGAEVGISTQKLHARGPMGLAELTSTKWLGRGDGQVRA; encoded by the coding sequence ATGACCGTGATCGCCTCCTCCGTCGATGAGCGCCTGCGCCTGGCGAAAGACGCGGCGCGTGAGATCGCTCTGCTCGACGCCGCGCAGAAGACGGCTCTGCTGGTCGCCGTGGCCGATGCGCTCGTGGCGGCGTCCGACGAGATCGTCGCCGCCAACGCCGTCGACCTCGAACGCGGACGGGCGGATGCCATCGGAGAGGCCCTCCTCGATCGTCTGCGCCTCGACGCCACTCGCGTGACCGCGCTGGCGGCGGCCGTGCGCGCCGTCGCCGCGCTGCCCGACCCCGTCGGCCGCGTGCTCGACGAGCGCACGCTGCCCAACGGCCTGTCGCTGACGAAGGTCGCGGTCCCGTTCGGCGTCGTCGGATCCATCTACGAAGCGCGGCCCAACGTGACGGTCGACATCGCCTCGCTCGCCCTCCGCTCCGGCAACGCCGTGGTCCTGCGCGGCGGGTCGGCGGCCCAGAGCACGAACGCCGTGCTCGTCTCGGTCATGCGCGACGCCCTGCAGGCTCAGGGCGTGTCGCCGGAGGCGGTGCAGAGCGTCGACGACTTCGGCCGCGACGGTGCTCGCGCGCTGATGAACGCGCGCGGCCTCGTCGATGTGCTCGTGCCGCGCGGGAGCGCGTCGCTGATCGAGACCGTCGTCACCGAGTCCACCGTTCCGGTCATCGAGACCGGCGCGGGCGTGGTGCACGTGTACCTCGACGCCAGCGCGCGTGACGACTGGGCGCGCGACATCGTGCTCAACGCCAAGGTGCAGCGCCCGAGCGTCTGCAACGCCGTCGAGACCGTCCTCGTGCATCGCGGGGCCGCCGACCGTCTGCTGCCGGAGCTCCTGGCATCCCTCTCCGACGCCGGTGTCACCGTGCACGGCGATGAGGCGACCCGCGCTCACGACGAGCGCGTCGTGGCCGCGACCGACGACGACTGGTCACGCGAGTACGGCACGCTCGATCTTGCGGTGCGCGTGGTCGACGACCTCGACGACGCCCTCGCGCACATCCGCCGATACTCGACGCACCACACCGAGTCGATCATCACGGCCGATCAGGCCGCGGCCGACCGCTTCCTGGCCGAGGTCGACTCCGCCGTCGTCCTCGTCAACGCGTCGACGCGGTTCACCGACGGCGGCGAGTTCGGCTTCGGAGCCGAGGTCGGCATCTCGACGCAGAAACTGCACGCACGCGGACCCATGGGGCTCGCCGAGCTGACGAGCACCAAGTGGCTCGGGCGCGGTGACGGCCAGGTCCGCGCCTGA
- a CDS encoding Rne/Rng family ribonuclease — protein MASGADDATAPADSDGTAEAGDTADEPADAASPVAADADAAVVPESAPEHEGASQPEAASEPEPEAASEPEAAPEPEAAAEPAAPAEPEKPARPTAVSLGLLPENFVSAVSTALHFYAPELPPLPARESYDDRDDRDDDGPVERGAAGARRRNRRRGGSDATPAEQNDAPVAPVRQRVVEVVTEPQRIKGSTRLEAKKQRRRDGREAGRRRPVVTEAEFLARREAVDRVMVVRSKAGRIQIAVLEDNVLVEHYVARNQDASLIGNVYLGRVQNVLPSMEAAFVDIGRGRNAVLYSGEVDWDGVETNNQPRRIELALKSGDRVLVQVTKDPVGHKGARLTSQISLPGRYLVYVPNGTMNGISRKLPDTERARLKKILKEVLPESSGVIVRTAAEGATEEQLTLDVQRLTSQWEHVSSQVKTIQAPSLLHSEPDLLVKIVRDVFNEDFTRMLIQGDEALQTISNYLQGVAPDLLERVEKYEGEQDPFDAFRVTEQIEKALDRKVWLPSGGSLVIDRTEAMTVVDVNTGKFVGSGGNLEETVTKNNLEAAEEIVRQLRLRDIGGIIVVDFIDMVLETNRDLVLRRLIECLSRDRTKHQVAEVTSLGLVQMTRKKLGLGLLETFSEACEVCAGRGVIVHHDPVVKHRTGATNGNGNGNGGSSNRRGRGSNGGASNAAPASAAHTAQNGSSAANGGTHVITEGVKSALAQIAASTVKPTLDDPAVVEAAVVASVEAVLEAKPEAEAPAPAREKRPRKKREPRAPRTEKDALLESVLEALPEPKAPGQGRSRRRVTTAALTGTPVNAQPPTDA, from the coding sequence GTGGCATCCGGCGCCGACGACGCCACCGCCCCGGCCGACTCGGATGGAACGGCCGAGGCCGGGGACACGGCGGATGAGCCGGCAGACGCCGCCTCGCCCGTCGCCGCAGACGCCGATGCAGCTGTCGTCCCGGAATCCGCTCCTGAGCACGAGGGGGCTTCCCAGCCCGAGGCGGCTTCCGAGCCTGAGCCCGAGGCCGCTTCCGAGCCCGAGGCTGCTCCCGAGCCCGAGGCGGCGGCAGAGCCCGCAGCACCCGCCGAGCCGGAGAAGCCCGCCCGTCCGACCGCCGTCTCGCTGGGCCTGCTGCCCGAGAACTTCGTGTCGGCCGTGTCGACCGCGCTGCACTTCTACGCGCCCGAGCTGCCGCCGTTGCCCGCGCGCGAGTCGTACGACGACCGCGACGACCGCGACGACGACGGCCCCGTCGAACGGGGCGCGGCCGGCGCCCGCCGTCGCAACCGTCGCCGCGGCGGATCCGACGCGACCCCCGCCGAGCAGAACGACGCCCCGGTCGCGCCCGTGCGCCAGCGCGTCGTCGAGGTCGTCACCGAGCCGCAGCGCATCAAGGGCTCCACGCGCCTGGAAGCCAAGAAGCAGCGCCGCCGCGACGGCCGCGAGGCCGGCCGCCGCCGCCCCGTCGTCACCGAGGCGGAGTTCCTCGCCCGTCGCGAGGCCGTCGACCGCGTCATGGTCGTGCGGTCCAAGGCGGGCCGCATCCAGATCGCCGTGCTGGAAGACAACGTGCTGGTCGAGCACTACGTCGCCCGCAACCAGGACGCCTCCCTCATCGGAAACGTCTACCTCGGTCGTGTGCAGAACGTGCTGCCGAGCATGGAGGCCGCGTTCGTCGACATCGGCCGCGGACGCAACGCGGTGCTGTACTCCGGCGAGGTCGACTGGGACGGCGTCGAGACCAACAATCAGCCGCGGCGCATCGAGCTGGCCCTGAAGTCGGGCGACCGCGTGCTCGTGCAGGTCACCAAAGACCCCGTCGGACACAAGGGCGCGCGACTCACGAGCCAGATCTCGCTCCCCGGCCGCTATCTCGTCTACGTGCCCAACGGCACGATGAACGGCATCTCGCGCAAGCTCCCCGACACCGAACGTGCGCGTCTGAAGAAGATCCTCAAAGAGGTGCTCCCCGAGTCGTCGGGCGTCATCGTGCGCACCGCCGCCGAGGGCGCCACCGAAGAGCAGCTGACCCTCGACGTGCAGCGCCTCACCTCGCAGTGGGAGCACGTGTCGAGCCAGGTGAAGACGATCCAGGCGCCGTCCCTGCTGCACTCCGAGCCCGACCTGCTCGTGAAGATCGTGCGCGACGTCTTCAACGAGGACTTCACCCGCATGCTCATCCAGGGCGATGAGGCACTGCAGACCATCTCGAACTACCTCCAGGGCGTCGCCCCCGACCTGCTGGAGCGCGTGGAGAAGTACGAGGGCGAGCAGGACCCCTTCGATGCGTTCCGCGTGACCGAGCAGATCGAGAAGGCGCTCGACCGCAAGGTCTGGCTGCCCTCCGGCGGGTCGCTCGTGATCGACCGCACCGAGGCCATGACCGTCGTCGACGTCAACACCGGCAAGTTCGTCGGTTCGGGCGGCAACCTCGAAGAGACCGTCACGAAGAACAACCTCGAGGCGGCGGAAGAGATCGTGCGCCAGCTGCGCCTGCGCGACATCGGCGGCATCATCGTCGTCGACTTCATCGACATGGTGCTCGAGACAAACCGCGACCTCGTGCTGCGCCGCCTCATCGAGTGCCTCAGCCGCGACCGCACGAAGCACCAGGTCGCCGAGGTCACCTCGCTCGGCCTCGTGCAGATGACCCGCAAGAAGCTCGGCCTCGGCCTGCTCGAGACCTTCAGCGAGGCATGCGAGGTCTGTGCGGGTCGCGGTGTGATCGTGCACCACGACCCCGTCGTCAAGCACCGGACCGGCGCCACGAACGGCAATGGCAACGGCAACGGCGGGTCATCGAACCGGCGTGGTCGCGGCAGCAACGGCGGCGCGTCGAACGCGGCTCCCGCGTCGGCGGCCCACACCGCTCAGAACGGCTCGTCGGCGGCCAACGGCGGCACGCACGTGATCACCGAGGGCGTCAAGTCCGCGCTCGCGCAGATCGCGGCATCCACGGTCAAGCCGACCCTCGACGACCCCGCCGTCGTCGAGGCCGCGGTGGTGGCATCCGTCGAGGCCGTGCTGGAGGCGAAGCCCGAGGCCGAGGCACCGGCACCGGCGCGCGAGAAGCGTCCTCGCAAGAAGCGCGAGCCCCGGGCGCCGCGCACCGAGAAGGACGCGCTGCTCGAATCCGTGCTCGAGGCGCTTCCGGAGCCCAAGGCACCCGGTCAGGGCCGCTCGCGTCGCCGTGTCACCACGGCCGCCCTCACCGGCACCCCGGTCAACGCCCAGCCGCCCACCGACGCCTGA
- the ndk gene encoding nucleoside-diphosphate kinase produces MATEETLVLVKPDGVARGLTGAILARIEAKGYALVDIRLVEPDRETLAQHYAEHEGKPFYEPLLEFMLSGPSVAIRLAGNRVIEGFRALAGTTDPTTAAPGTIRGDFGRDWGLKVQQNLVHGSDSVESAERELAIWFA; encoded by the coding sequence ATGGCCACCGAAGAGACCCTCGTCCTGGTCAAGCCCGACGGCGTCGCCCGCGGACTGACCGGTGCGATCCTGGCGCGCATCGAGGCGAAGGGCTACGCCCTCGTCGACATCCGCCTCGTCGAGCCCGACCGCGAGACCCTGGCGCAGCACTACGCCGAGCACGAGGGAAAGCCGTTCTACGAACCGCTCCTCGAGTTCATGCTCTCGGGCCCCTCCGTCGCGATCCGCCTCGCCGGTAACCGCGTCATCGAGGGCTTCCGCGCACTGGCTGGGACGACCGACCCCACCACCGCCGCCCCCGGCACGATCCGCGGCGACTTCGGCCGCGACTGGGGCCTGAAGGTGCAGCAGAACCTCGTCCACGGCAGCGACAGCGTCGAGTCCGCCGAGCGCGAGCTGGCGATCTGGTTCGCCTGA
- the rplU gene encoding 50S ribosomal protein L21 produces MVYAVVRAGGRQEKVQVGTVVVLDRQKAKVGESIQLPAVLFVDGDAVTTDADKLANVSVTAEVLGEERGPKIVIQKFKNKTGYKKRQGHRQDLTRVKITGIK; encoded by the coding sequence GTGGTTTACGCAGTTGTGCGCGCCGGCGGCCGCCAGGAGAAGGTCCAGGTCGGCACGGTCGTCGTGCTCGACCGCCAGAAGGCGAAGGTCGGCGAGAGCATCCAGCTGCCCGCCGTCCTGTTCGTCGACGGCGACGCGGTCACGACCGACGCCGACAAGCTCGCGAACGTCTCGGTCACGGCCGAGGTGCTCGGCGAGGAGCGCGGTCCGAAGATCGTGATCCAGAAGTTCAAGAACAAGACCGGCTACAAGAAGCGCCAGGGCCACCGTCAGGACCTCACGCGCGTCAAGATCACCGGCATCAAGTAA
- the rpmA gene encoding 50S ribosomal protein L27, which yields MAHKKGASSTRNGRDSNAQRLGVKRFGGQVVLAGEIIVRQRGTHFHPGANVGRGGDDTLFALAPGAVQFGAKGGRKVVNIVTAAAE from the coding sequence ATGGCACACAAAAAGGGCGCAAGCTCCACCCGTAACGGTCGTGACTCCAACGCACAGCGCCTCGGCGTGAAGCGCTTCGGTGGTCAGGTCGTCCTCGCCGGCGAGATCATCGTCCGTCAGCGCGGCACCCACTTCCACCCCGGCGCCAACGTCGGCCGTGGTGGCGACGACACGCTGTTCGCCCTGGCTCCCGGTGCGGTCCAGTTCGGCGCCAAGGGCGGCCGCAAGGTCGTCAACATCGTCACCGCCGCAGCGGAGTAA
- the proB gene encoding glutamate 5-kinase, producing MTAHTRADIPGAARVVVKVGSSSISGEGAHRIDTIVEALSHAHNGGTEVVLVSSGAIATALPLLDLGGRPNDLATQQAAAAVGQNVLMWRYQTSLDRFGLLAGQVLLTAGDLENATHRSNARRAMERLLGLGILPIVNENDTVATHEIRFGDNDRLAALVAQLIGADALVLLSDIETLFTRPPSEPGARPITDVEWGHDLSEFEFGAGVVNGVGTGGAATKASAARLASTAGVGVLVTSADLVASALAGEAIGTWFAPNPDPVTLATGPVGAVRAPVH from the coding sequence GTGACGGCGCACACCCGCGCCGACATCCCCGGCGCCGCCCGCGTGGTGGTCAAGGTCGGTTCGTCCTCGATCAGCGGTGAGGGCGCACACCGGATCGACACGATCGTCGAGGCGCTCTCGCACGCGCACAATGGCGGCACCGAGGTGGTGCTGGTGTCGTCCGGCGCCATCGCGACCGCTCTGCCGCTGCTCGACCTCGGCGGACGCCCGAACGACCTGGCCACGCAGCAGGCAGCGGCCGCCGTCGGACAGAACGTGCTGATGTGGCGCTACCAGACCTCGCTCGACCGTTTCGGGCTGCTCGCCGGTCAGGTGCTGCTGACCGCCGGCGATCTCGAGAACGCCACGCACCGCTCCAATGCCCGCCGCGCCATGGAGCGGCTGCTGGGGCTCGGCATCCTCCCCATCGTCAACGAGAACGACACCGTCGCCACGCACGAGATCCGCTTCGGCGACAACGATCGGCTGGCCGCTCTCGTGGCGCAGCTCATCGGGGCCGACGCGCTCGTGCTGCTCAGCGACATCGAGACCCTCTTCACCCGCCCGCCGAGCGAGCCGGGCGCCCGCCCGATCACCGACGTCGAGTGGGGACACGACCTGTCCGAGTTCGAGTTCGGGGCGGGCGTCGTGAACGGCGTCGGCACCGGGGGAGCGGCCACCAAGGCCTCCGCGGCGAGGCTCGCGTCGACCGCCGGCGTGGGCGTGCTCGTCACGAGCGCCGATCTCGTGGCATCCGCCCTGGCCGGTGAGGCCATCGGCACGTGGTTCGCTCCCAACCCCGACCCCGTCACCCTCGCGACCGGACCCGTGGGCGCTGTGAGGGCGCCGGTACACTGA
- the rsfS gene encoding ribosome silencing factor, producing MTTSTNGKEMAQIAALAADAKGGDDLIALDVSEPLPLVDVFLLVTGRNERNVAAIADEVEEKLLEAGHKRLRREGRQESRWVLLDFGDLVVHVFHEEERVYYGLERLWKDCPVVPLEIPTPATTD from the coding sequence ATGACCACCAGCACCAACGGCAAAGAGATGGCGCAGATCGCCGCTCTCGCCGCCGACGCCAAGGGTGGCGACGATCTCATCGCCCTCGATGTGTCGGAGCCCCTCCCTCTCGTCGACGTGTTCCTCCTCGTCACGGGTCGCAACGAACGCAACGTCGCCGCGATCGCCGACGAAGTCGAGGAGAAGCTGCTCGAGGCGGGTCACAAGCGCCTGCGGCGCGAGGGGCGACAGGAGTCCCGGTGGGTGCTCCTCGACTTCGGCGACCTCGTCGTCCACGTGTTCCACGAGGAGGAGCGCGTCTACTACGGTCTGGAGCGCCTGTGGAAGGACTGCCCCGTCGTTCCGCTGGAGATCCCCACGCCCGCGACGACCGACTGA
- a CDS encoding DUF4031 domain-containing protein — MAILIDDPQWPAHGRLWAHLVSDSSLDELHAFAASAGIPRRAFDRDHYDVPDERHAHLVAAGAEHVGGKELVRRLRASGLRVTARERRAGA; from the coding sequence ATGGCGATCCTCATCGACGACCCGCAGTGGCCGGCGCACGGCCGACTCTGGGCGCACCTTGTGAGCGACAGCAGCCTCGACGAGCTGCACGCCTTCGCCGCCTCCGCCGGCATCCCCCGCCGCGCCTTCGATCGCGACCACTACGACGTGCCCGACGAACGGCACGCGCATCTCGTCGCCGCCGGCGCCGAGCACGTCGGCGGCAAGGAGCTGGTGCGGCGTCTGCGCGCTTCGGGGCTCCGCGTCACCGCGCGCGAGCGTCGCGCCGGCGCCTGA
- a CDS encoding TAXI family TRAP transporter solute-binding subunit translates to MTSLTRRGFLWAGMAAGALGLAGCSPAPPRRLILGCGEPGGSYLQFGELLSSVARDAGGVEITALATEGSVENIALLGAGRVDLALSLADSAAVAATRDDLVAIGRVYQNYLQCIVRSASGLTSLADLAGRVVSLGAPGSGAAATASRLLDAGGLSTAATPPVTIERTFREAVVELEQGRIDAVFWSGGIPTPQIAELAARTSIRVLDTTSALPELLTGYPGAYAATTIPAGVYGADSPVPAIGVANLLLASSDLDDDLARRLVDVLIDDAARLVPAGSLGIQYLTPASLIDTVPVPLHPAAERRYRERYG, encoded by the coding sequence GTGACGTCGCTCACTCGGCGCGGGTTCCTCTGGGCGGGCATGGCCGCGGGAGCGCTCGGTCTCGCCGGCTGCTCCCCCGCTCCGCCTCGCAGGCTGATCCTCGGGTGCGGCGAGCCCGGCGGCAGCTATCTGCAGTTCGGCGAGCTGCTCAGCTCGGTGGCCCGCGATGCTGGCGGGGTCGAGATCACCGCCCTCGCGACCGAGGGCAGCGTCGAGAACATCGCTCTCCTCGGCGCCGGGAGGGTCGACCTCGCGCTCTCGCTCGCCGACTCCGCCGCGGTGGCGGCGACGCGCGACGACCTCGTCGCCATCGGACGGGTGTATCAGAACTACCTGCAGTGCATCGTGCGCTCGGCCAGCGGTCTCACCTCGCTGGCCGACCTGGCGGGGCGAGTCGTCTCGCTGGGCGCGCCCGGATCGGGGGCTGCGGCCACGGCGAGTCGGCTTCTGGATGCCGGGGGCCTGTCGACTGCAGCGACACCTCCGGTCACGATCGAACGGACATTCCGCGAGGCGGTCGTCGAGCTGGAGCAGGGCCGCATCGACGCGGTGTTCTGGTCGGGAGGGATCCCCACGCCCCAGATCGCGGAGCTCGCCGCCCGGACCTCGATCAGGGTCCTCGACACCACGTCGGCCCTCCCCGAGCTGCTGACGGGCTACCCCGGCGCGTACGCGGCCACCACCATCCCGGCGGGGGTGTACGGCGCCGACTCCCCCGTTCCCGCCATCGGAGTCGCCAACCTGCTCCTGGCGTCCTCCGATCTCGACGACGACCTCGCGCGGCGCCTGGTGGACGTGCTCATCGATGACGCCGCCCGTCTCGTGCCGGCCGGCTCCCTCGGCATCCAGTACCTGACCCCGGCGAGTCTGATCGACACGGTTCCCGTGCCGCTGCACCCGGCCGCCGAGCGGCGCTACCGCGAGCGCTACGGCTGA
- a CDS encoding vitamin K epoxide reductase family protein gives MSEHVTARRPTVVAVWLVFAGIVGWWAAFSLTMERFHQLQNPGQAASCDFSVLVQCSTNLQSSQGAVFGFPNPIIGLAAWVAPVVVGMALLAGARFARWFWALFWLGFAFALTFVIWLIAQSLFVLATLCPWCMVTWSVVIPSFFVVTLHVLREGVIPSVRVREVADRLFVWVPLMTIVAFAVVAVLAQVRLNVLAQF, from the coding sequence ATGAGCGAACACGTCACCGCCCGCCGCCCGACCGTCGTGGCGGTCTGGCTCGTCTTCGCCGGCATCGTCGGCTGGTGGGCGGCGTTCTCGCTGACGATGGAACGCTTCCACCAGCTGCAGAACCCGGGTCAAGCGGCATCCTGCGACTTCAGCGTGCTCGTGCAGTGTTCGACGAATCTCCAGTCGTCGCAGGGTGCGGTCTTCGGCTTCCCCAACCCGATCATCGGACTCGCCGCATGGGTCGCCCCGGTCGTGGTGGGCATGGCGCTGCTGGCGGGCGCGCGGTTCGCGCGGTGGTTCTGGGCGTTGTTCTGGCTCGGGTTCGCCTTCGCCCTGACGTTCGTGATCTGGCTCATCGCGCAGAGTCTGTTCGTGCTGGCGACCCTGTGCCCCTGGTGCATGGTGACGTGGTCGGTCGTGATCCCGTCGTTCTTCGTGGTGACGCTGCATGTTCTGCGCGAGGGTGTCATCCCCTCGGTGCGGGTCCGAGAGGTGGCGGACCGCCTCTTCGTGTGGGTGCCGCTGATGACGATCGTCGCGTTCGCCGTCGTCGCGGTGCTGGCGCAGGTGCGCCTGAACGTTCTCGCGCAGTTCTGA